From Methanoculleus oceani, a single genomic window includes:
- the mcrD gene encoding methyl-coenzyme M reductase operon protein D, which translates to MNATFPQVRIVPIRMLKPQTAERLLNMLAGVAGIRRMMIHGPGLPKKVPYGPARGSPNPHSDRRVIHVGDAEIALRIQLGEVILEVEDASVIEEIRSLCDGFFVGFSYQLQEGRFMKTAPTLVDYAKYGPRADTALIGLADPRNGEGPVVIRTKQ; encoded by the coding sequence ATGAACGCCACGTTTCCGCAGGTCAGGATTGTGCCCATACGGATGCTCAAACCCCAGACCGCCGAACGCCTGCTCAATATGCTTGCCGGCGTCGCCGGCATCCGCCGGATGATGATCCACGGCCCCGGCCTGCCAAAGAAAGTCCCGTACGGGCCGGCACGGGGAAGCCCGAACCCGCATTCGGACCGCAGGGTGATCCACGTCGGCGATGCCGAGATTGCACTGCGTATCCAGCTGGGCGAGGTGATCCTGGAGGTCGAGGATGCTTCCGTTATCGAGGAGATCCGGTCGCTCTGCGACGGCTTCTTTGTGGGGTTCTCCTACCAGCTCCAGGAGGGCAGGTTCATGAAGACCGCTCCGACGCTCGTGGACTACGCGAAGTATGGACCTCGTGCCGATACAGCGCTCATCGGCCTTGCGGACCCCCGGAACGGGGAAGGCCCGGTGGTCATCCGGACGAAACAGTGA
- the mcrG gene encoding coenzyme-B sulfoethylthiotransferase subunit gamma has product MAYKPQYGPGTSIVAENRRKQMNPGQKLEKVRSVTDEDIVLILGHRAPGSAYPSAHPPLAEQQEPDCPMRKLVKPTEGAQAGDRVRYIQFADSMFNAPSQPYQRTYTECYRFRGIDPGTLSGRQIVECRERDLEKYSKELIETEMFDPALVGIRGATVHGHSLRLAEDGMMFDMLQRNILGEDGIVKYVKNQIGEPLDRAVAVGKPMDQKWLKAHTTIYHSLVGTSYRDDTEYVEYVKRIHSLRTKYGFMPKEE; this is encoded by the coding sequence ATGGCATACAAGCCCCAGTACGGTCCCGGGACATCGATTGTCGCCGAGAACCGGCGCAAACAGATGAACCCAGGCCAGAAGCTTGAGAAGGTTCGTTCCGTAACGGATGAGGACATCGTGCTGATCCTCGGCCACCGCGCTCCCGGATCGGCGTATCCGAGCGCCCACCCGCCGCTTGCCGAGCAGCAGGAGCCCGACTGCCCCATGCGCAAGCTCGTCAAGCCCACCGAGGGTGCACAGGCCGGCGACCGCGTCCGCTACATCCAGTTCGCGGACTCGATGTTCAACGCCCCTTCGCAGCCCTATCAGCGGACCTACACCGAGTGCTACCGCTTCCGTGGGATCGACCCCGGTACGCTCTCCGGTCGCCAGATTGTCGAGTGCCGTGAGCGCGACCTCGAGAAATACTCCAAGGAACTCATCGAGACCGAGATGTTCGACCCCGCTCTCGTCGGCATCCGCGGTGCGACCGTGCACGGCCACTCGCTCCGTCTCGCTGAAGACGGCATGATGTTCGATATGCTCCAGAGGAATATCCTCGGGGAGGACGGCATCGTCAAGTACGTCAAGAACCAGATCGGCGAGCCCCTCGACCGTGCGGTTGCCGTCGGCAAGCCCATGGACCAGAAGTGGCTCAAGGCCCACACGACGATCTACCACTCGCTCGTAGGAACCTCCTACCGCGACGACACCGAGTACGTCGAATATGTCAAGCGCATCCACTCGCTGCGCACGAAATACGGCTTCATGCCGAAAGAGGAGTGA